A genomic stretch from Deinococcus planocerae includes:
- a CDS encoding MFS transporter, producing the protein MTAAPGAPRGQPKLILFLTIFVAMLGLSVLFPIIAPLGRQLGLSETQVGWFSTVYSLAQFVFAPIWGSRSERVGRKPVLILGLVGFSLSFGLFGLFAALGVRGVLTGTALFALLVAARLVGGLLSSATLPTAQAMMADLSSEKDRAAALGLIGAAFGLGVVFGPAIGALLSGFGLTVPIFFSAGLGLMTALAAFLTLPETRRAGQASAARGDRRALLRHPGILLFLAVSALYTLASVGMEQTIGFYVQDTLRLDPSQTARTVGLMLAVFGFVAAAVQGGAIRPLSRRVAPGPLITLGLAIMGAGMFLLPLTSTFWTITAALAVIGVGSAILGPSLSAALSLSVGADRQGAVAGLNSSALALGRMTGPLLGTGLYQSAGHAAPYLLSGGVLAALLVWTLVARPEVRRASA; encoded by the coding sequence ATGACCGCCGCTCCAGGCGCCCCACGCGGCCAGCCCAAGCTGATCTTGTTCCTGACCATCTTCGTCGCCATGCTCGGCCTGAGCGTGCTCTTCCCGATCATCGCGCCGCTCGGGCGGCAGCTCGGGCTGAGCGAGACGCAGGTCGGGTGGTTTTCCACGGTCTACAGCCTCGCCCAGTTCGTCTTCGCGCCGATCTGGGGCAGCCGCAGCGAGCGGGTGGGCCGCAAACCCGTCCTGATCCTGGGCCTCGTGGGTTTTTCGCTGAGCTTCGGCCTGTTCGGGCTCTTCGCCGCGCTGGGGGTCCGGGGCGTGCTGACGGGCACCGCCCTCTTCGCCCTGCTCGTCGCGGCCCGGCTCGTCGGCGGCCTGCTCTCCAGCGCCACCCTCCCCACCGCCCAGGCGATGATGGCCGACCTGAGCTCCGAGAAAGACCGGGCCGCCGCCCTGGGCCTGATCGGCGCGGCCTTCGGGCTGGGGGTGGTGTTCGGGCCCGCCATCGGCGCGCTGCTCTCGGGATTCGGACTGACGGTGCCGATCTTCTTCAGCGCGGGGCTGGGGCTCATGACCGCGCTCGCCGCCTTCCTGACCCTGCCGGAGACGCGCCGGGCGGGGCAGGCGAGCGCCGCGAGGGGCGACCGCCGGGCGCTGCTGCGCCACCCCGGCATCCTGCTCTTCCTCGCCGTGAGTGCGCTCTACACGCTGGCGAGCGTGGGCATGGAGCAGACCATCGGCTTTTACGTGCAAGACACCCTGCGCCTCGACCCCTCGCAGACCGCGCGCACGGTCGGCCTCATGCTCGCCGTCTTCGGCTTCGTGGCCGCCGCCGTGCAGGGGGGCGCGATCCGGCCCCTGAGCCGCAGGGTCGCCCCCGGCCCCCTGATCACCCTCGGCCTCGCCATCATGGGCGCGGGCATGTTCCTGCTGCCGCTGACCTCGACCTTCTGGACGATCACCGCCGCCCTCGCCGTGATCGGGGTGGGCAGCGCCATCCTGGGCCCCAGCCTGAGCGCCGCCCTGTCCCTGAGCGTCGGCGCCGACCGTCAGGGAGCGGTCGCCGGGCTCAACAGCAGCGCCCTCGCCCTGGGCCGCATGACCGGCCCCCTGCTCGGCACGGGTCTCTACCAGAGCGCCGGGCACGCCGCCCCCTACCTCCTGAGCGGCGGCGTGCTCGCGGCCCTGCTCGTGTGGACGCTCGTGGCCCGGCCCGAGGTGCGGCGGGCGAGCGCGTAG
- a CDS encoding RsmB/NOP family class I SAM-dependent RNA methyltransferase — translation MTLPPRPTFNPARALAVRVLTRVLAGETFAAPALDAALADARLPARDAGLATHVVYGTLRYAPMLDAALTPLLRGETHPKTRSLLLAGSFEKLVLGTPPHAVVSEYVGLARGARLAPSGLVNAVLRRVERPPESEETRYALPGWLIGVFRRAYGGRADAVLADLLTPQPLWLSLSEAGVRSLEEEGSVVEPGPGGVDRVTLSRPLRETAAYREGQAQPINPASLAVVDALGEVEGSRVLDLAGGAGVKAAMLAARGARVTSVDLIARKHDAARANLRRLGLSADFLTHDLTAPLDVPPAPLVLLDAPCTGTGTLRSHPEIKLRLTPEVVGEMAAMQARMLSNAAALVEPGGVLVYSVCSVTPQEGEEVVREFLAAHPDFIPEPLPELDLPTVPAGAGVLTVAEGGIDGFFIARMRRGVVASAS, via the coding sequence GTGACCCTCCCGCCCCGCCCCACCTTCAACCCGGCCCGCGCGCTCGCCGTGCGCGTCCTGACGCGCGTGCTGGCGGGCGAGACCTTCGCGGCCCCGGCGCTCGACGCCGCGCTCGCGGACGCCCGGCTCCCGGCACGGGACGCGGGGCTCGCCACCCACGTCGTGTACGGCACGCTGCGGTACGCGCCGATGCTGGACGCGGCCCTCACCCCCCTGCTGCGGGGTGAGACGCACCCCAAGACGCGCTCGCTCCTCCTCGCCGGGAGCTTCGAGAAGCTGGTGCTGGGCACGCCCCCGCACGCGGTCGTCAGCGAGTACGTGGGGCTGGCCCGGGGCGCGCGGCTGGCTCCCTCGGGCCTCGTGAACGCCGTGCTGCGGCGGGTGGAGCGGCCCCCGGAGAGCGAGGAGACGCGCTACGCCCTGCCGGGGTGGCTGATCGGGGTCTTCCGCCGGGCCTACGGGGGGCGGGCGGACGCGGTGCTCGCCGACCTGCTCACCCCGCAGCCGCTGTGGCTGAGCCTCTCGGAGGCGGGGGTGAGGAGTCTGGAGGAGGAGGGCAGCGTGGTCGAGCCCGGCCCGGGCGGGGTCGACCGGGTGACCCTCTCGCGGCCCCTGCGGGAGACGGCGGCGTACCGGGAGGGGCAGGCGCAGCCCATCAACCCCGCCAGCCTCGCCGTGGTGGACGCGCTCGGGGAGGTGGAGGGCTCGCGGGTGCTCGACCTCGCCGGGGGGGCCGGGGTGAAGGCCGCGATGCTCGCCGCGCGCGGGGCGAGGGTGACGAGCGTGGACCTGATCGCCCGCAAGCACGACGCCGCCCGCGCGAATCTGAGGCGGCTGGGACTGAGCGCCGACTTCCTGACCCACGACCTCACCGCGCCGCTGGACGTGCCTCCCGCGCCCCTCGTGCTCCTCGACGCCCCCTGCACGGGCACGGGCACCCTGCGCTCGCACCCGGAGATCAAGCTGCGGCTGACCCCGGAGGTGGTGGGGGAGATGGCGGCGATGCAGGCGCGGATGCTCTCGAACGCGGCGGCCCTGGTCGAGCCCGGCGGCGTCCTCGTCTACAGCGTGTGCAGCGTGACCCCGCAGGAGGGGGAGGAGGTCGTGCGGGAGTTTCTCGCGGCCCATCCCGACTTCATTCCCGAACCTCTCCCCGAGCTGGACCTCCCCACCGTGCCCGCCGGGGCCGGGGTGCTGACGGTGGCGGAGGGGGGAATCGACGGCTTTTTCATCGCGCGGATGAGGAGGGGGGTGGTCGCTTCGGCTTCGTGA
- the deoD gene encoding purine-nucleoside phosphorylase, with translation MSVHLNAEPGQIAETVLLPGDPLRARHIAETFFENPVQHNSVRGMLGYTGTYRGVRVSVQGTGMGIASCMIYVNELIRDYGCRTLIRVGTCGSYQEGVHVRDLVLAQAACTDSNINNIRFGARNFAPIADFGLLMRAYQIARERGFSTHVGNIMSSDTFYHDDPEHFRLWARYGVLAVEMEAAGLYTLAAGYGVRALTVLTVSDHLVTREETSAEERQQTFNQMIEVALDAALGTE, from the coding sequence ATGAGTGTGCACCTCAACGCCGAGCCCGGCCAGATCGCCGAGACCGTCCTGCTGCCGGGCGACCCCCTGCGCGCCCGCCACATCGCCGAGACGTTTTTCGAGAATCCCGTGCAGCACAACTCCGTGCGCGGGATGCTGGGGTACACCGGCACGTACAGGGGCGTGCGCGTCAGCGTGCAGGGCACCGGCATGGGCATCGCCTCGTGCATGATCTACGTGAACGAACTCATCCGGGACTACGGCTGCCGCACCCTGATCCGGGTCGGCACCTGCGGGTCGTACCAGGAAGGCGTGCATGTGCGCGACCTCGTGCTCGCCCAGGCCGCCTGCACCGATTCCAACATCAACAACATCCGCTTCGGGGCCAGGAATTTCGCCCCCATCGCCGACTTCGGGTTGCTGATGCGCGCGTACCAGATTGCGCGGGAACGGGGCTTTTCCACCCACGTCGGCAACATCATGTCCTCGGACACCTTCTACCACGACGACCCCGAGCATTTCAGGCTCTGGGCCCGCTACGGCGTCCTTGCCGTCGAGATGGAGGCCGCCGGGCTCTACACTCTCGCCGCGGGGTACGGGGTCAGGGCTCTGACGGTCCTCACCGTCTCCGACCACCTCGTCACCCGCGAGGAGACATCCGCCGAGGAGCGCCAGCAGACCTTCAACCAGATGATCGAGGTCGCGCTCGACGCGGCGCTGGGCACGGAATAA
- a CDS encoding class I SAM-dependent methyltransferase: MTSPANPFLGQGGAARYAAGRPFFHPLFLARLAPMLEGRALGADVACGTGLSSVALAEVVERVLAFDVSEVMLAHAAPHPRVSYARASAERLPLPDHALDVLTVAQAFHWFDQAAFLAEARRTLRPGGVLFLYDDFFLGRMPGREDFADFVDAYWERYPAPPRNPYTFGETPAREAGFSFAEERFTHPLPFDRPALVAYLLTHSNTIAATDSGRETAAEVAAWLDEELRAFLPDGKTRELTFGGLQTVLRPLAEAAGGVRPGRGC; the protein is encoded by the coding sequence GTGACCTCACCCGCCAACCCCTTTCTGGGCCAAGGCGGCGCGGCCCGCTACGCCGCCGGGCGGCCCTTCTTCCACCCGCTCTTCCTGGCGCGCCTCGCTCCCATGCTCGAAGGGCGGGCGCTGGGCGCCGACGTGGCCTGCGGCACCGGCCTGTCGAGCGTGGCCCTCGCAGAGGTGGTGGAGCGCGTCCTCGCCTTCGACGTCTCGGAGGTGATGCTGGCCCACGCGGCGCCGCATCCCCGGGTGAGTTACGCGCGGGCGAGCGCCGAGAGGCTGCCCCTCCCCGACCACGCCCTCGACGTGCTGACGGTCGCCCAGGCGTTTCACTGGTTCGACCAGGCCGCCTTTCTCGCCGAGGCGCGGCGGACGCTCAGGCCGGGCGGGGTGCTCTTTCTCTACGACGACTTCTTCCTGGGCCGGATGCCGGGGCGCGAGGACTTCGCCGACTTCGTGGATGCCTACTGGGAACGGTACCCGGCGCCGCCCCGCAACCCCTACACCTTCGGTGAGACGCCGGCGCGGGAGGCGGGCTTCTCCTTCGCGGAGGAACGCTTCACCCACCCGCTGCCCTTCGACCGGCCCGCGCTCGTGGCCTACCTCCTCACCCACTCGAACACCATCGCCGCGACGGACTCGGGGCGCGAGACGGCGGCGGAGGTGGCGGCGTGGCTGGACGAGGAGTTGCGGGCCTTCCTCCCCGATGGAAAAACGCGGGAGCTGACCTTCGGCGGGCTGCAAACGGTGCTGAGGCCGCTGGCTGAGGCTGCTGGGGGGGTGAGGCCTGGCCGGGGCTGCTAG